cGTTGCTCGCGCGCGCGCCTCTGTATTTTCCCTTCCTTTCTCCCGCTTTTCTCGATCGCCAAACAGAAGAAACAGaagggaaggggggggggggggggggtgggagGAGCTGCTTGCTTTGTCTTCCGCGTTCCTAAATCTTCCGCCCATGTTGCCTTTCCCGGCAACATTTTTAAGCCCTCCTGGAGTTTCCGTTTGCCTTTTGCTTCCTTCTTGCCATTTCACGGTAATCGAATTAGCCCcccttcccttctctctctctctatacatatatatatttgcttcaATTGTTTTGGAATTGTGATGTTTTTGTACTTTTCTTGATTCTTGTAGGCCGTttctttgtttgatttgttgatCTGGGACGATTGATGGATTGGTGGGACTGAGGGAGGAGAAATTACATCTGGGTGGTGCAGCTATGCATATAAGAGAGGGGATTCGAGAGCGCGTGCATATTAATTTGTTtccattcttcattttttcttttgtttgattgcattgaGTCTGGCGTTGGTTTTGATTGCTTACGGCCATTATGGATTCTGATACTTCGACGAGTTTGGTCAAATGTTGTGATTGTGGATGCAGTTGTTCTTCAACCATGAATCAGTCCCTTCAAGGGAATTGGTATCGGTCCGTGAAGAGGAAATTTGACGAGCTTGAGGAAGGAATTAATAGATTAGTTATTCCGGGGTTGGATTTTCCACACATTGCTCGAGTTGAAACTGAGAATGAACGTGATGCATTGCGAGAGATGGTCAGCAGCCAGCAACAATCCATACAGGATCTATCCCTGGAATTGGAGGAGGAGAGGAATGCCGCCTCCTCAGCTGCAAATGAGGCCATGTCAATGATTTTGAGGTTGCAGAGGGAGAAGGCTGAGATTCAGATGGAGGCCCGTCAATTTAAGCGTTTTGCTGAGGAAAAGATGGCCCATGACCAACGGGAGCTCTCGGCTATAGAGGATTTGTTGTATAAGAGAGAGCAGGCTATTCAATCTCTCTATTGTGAGGTTCAGGCTTACAGGCATAGGATGCTTAGCTTCGGGCTTTCGGAGTTGGAGATTGTTGACGAGGTCCGTGCCATGACCCACGATAATGGTGTGGCTGTAAACCTTGATTCCCACCTTGTATTTCCACCCTATAATTATCCTCCTCTCAAgtgcaatttgaatgaaaaccAAGGCCATATCGAAGTAGACAATGATGTGGCCGATGTTGAGAAATATGCATTTGGTGAGACCCCCCTTTCTCGGGATCATTTAAAGGATTTGGAATACAGAATCAACCAATTGGAGAGAACTCCTAGACAAATTCCACCAGATGGCGGGGACTTTTCTGGTGCAAAGAATGTGTTTGAAAAAGTTATAGTTGGCCAATCTCCTCGTCTGTCTCCACATTTTCAGAAAGTCTCCACTGAGAGTTCAAATTCTTTCTTTGCAACCGCAAAAGAAATGGGCCCGTATTTTGCCACTGAATCACCAAGGTTAGGTGACAGTTTCCAAAAGATGGAATGCTCACAGACAGAAGACGACTCAAAGTTGAGAAAGGTGGATAATGCATCAGAAGCAGCAGATGACCTTAGTGACAGAGTATACACAATTGATTCTGTTCACCAGGGAACACATAATGGTTTCTCAGAGAGTAAGCCTACTGTTGGGGCATTTGAAGATTACATAGCTACTCCAACGGAGTCATTCAACCAGGCAGATGCAGGAGATCCTGAGATCACGAAATTATACATGAGGGTTCAGGCACTTGAGGCTGATAGAGAATCAATGAGGCAGGCAATCATCTCCATGAGGACCGACAAAGCTCAACTTGTTTTGTTGAAGGAGATAGCTCAAAATTTGAGTAAAGAAATGTCACCAGCAAAAAGAATGCCTTTGAAGAAACAATCTCTCTATGGGAACTTTTCCTTCATTTCAGTGTTTAAGGTATGTTGTAGGATCATGTTGTAGACCAATTCATGATGCAGAATTCTAGAGCAACTTTGCATGGTATATATGGGTATCCTGACATTTTGTACATACAGTTTTCTTTTCGGATATTTGCTCTTGTCTAGGATCAAAAGCTCCTTCTCATTCAGTATCTCTGTAATAGGGTTCACTGACTGTTGACCATTTCATTCCTgccctttccttttcttttttttttccccttgcACGTCATTTCAGCCATAGCTACACACAAACAAGCCCTTACTAGAATCTGGtcagaatttaaaatatcagAGGCTGGATTGTTTATAGGTTTAGTCCCTAGCTTTACAGACATACAGGTAACCATTAATGCATTTTCATTGGACCTAGTTAGATTCTTGATTTCTGGTTGTAGGTTTTACTATATATCTCAGAAATCATTGGTTACAATGTTCTTAAAGATCCTAAGCTGCATATGCACTTTCCAATTATATTAATTCCATCTGCTCTGCCAGTGTTTTTTCCAGATATGTTCACCATGTTTGTGCTTAACATTTTGTTGCTTCTTCTTGGTTTTAATCAGTGGATCGTATCGTTTGTCTTCTGGAGAAGGAAAGCACGACGAAGCAAGTGAGTGGATAATTAATTGGCATTGCTTTTCACTTACGTCCTTTAAGATGACTGTTACTATTTCTTTCTTGTGCATTGTCATAGAgttgtcaattttttttgtttaacaaATTTTGATGGTTCATTGCCCAAAGGCTGGGCCAGATATTCCTGGTGGATTATTTGCGGTTGTTTTTAGGAAAATATACTTTCCCAAGGATTagcttttgaatttcttttatattgatGAAGTGCTAACTTGGTTACTTCAGAATGTATGATAATTTGTTATGTGAAATTGTTTGGAAGCTAATACAACAGATGCCTTAAAAGATGAGACACTGCAGGGAGAGAACTGGGAATAATCgtagaaataatgaaaattcaACTTAACTGGGGAAAACACATTAGGAGAATTGAATCACTTCCCGTTGGAATTtgctttgttattttgattctTTAAGTAGACCTGGAAAAGCACCTTTCTGCATTTTAACTTGATTAATTTAGTTCATGAAAAAATGTGGTAATGGTGTCTTTGGTACTTAAAAAATAGTTATGAGCCTAACTTTGCTAACTATTTGGTTATGAGGAAAGTGGTGTGTTTGGAACGTGTGTAGTTCTTGGTCCTAATTTTTAGTATTACTGCCAGGTACATCTTCGGGATGTCAGCCAACAATCCTGGCTTGTTATTGCTTCTAGATAAGGGTCCTCGAGTTGGGCAATGGAGATGTCTTTCACGTGTGCAAGTATGAAACATACACGTCCTTTTATGAAGCCAGTGCTACATTACCACCATCTGCATCCCAATCACGCTACCACTTTTCGGGTTTTGCTTTTCCCGTTCTTG
The sequence above is a segment of the Diospyros lotus cultivar Yz01 chromosome 7, ASM1463336v1, whole genome shotgun sequence genome. Coding sequences within it:
- the LOC127806855 gene encoding myosin-binding protein 7, which gives rise to MDSDTSTSLVKCCDCGCSCSSTMNQSLQGNWYRSVKRKFDELEEGINRLVIPGLDFPHIARVETENERDALREMVSSQQQSIQDLSLELEEERNAASSAANEAMSMILRLQREKAEIQMEARQFKRFAEEKMAHDQRELSAIEDLLYKREQAIQSLYCEVQAYRHRMLSFGLSELEIVDEVRAMTHDNGVAVNLDSHLVFPPYNYPPLKCNLNENQGHIEVDNDVADVEKYAFGETPLSRDHLKDLEYRINQLERTPRQIPPDGGDFSGAKNVFEKVIVGQSPRLSPHFQKVSTESSNSFFATAKEMGPYFATESPRLGDSFQKMECSQTEDDSKLRKVDNASEAADDLSDRVYTIDSVHQGTHNGFSESKPTVGAFEDYIATPTESFNQADAGDPEITKLYMRVQALEADRESMRQAIISMRTDKAQLVLLKEIAQNLSKEMSPAKRMPLKKQSLYGNFSFISVFKWIVSFVFWRRKARRSKYIFGMSANNPGLLLLLDKGPRVGQWRCLSRVQV